A region of Kribbella sp. NBC_01245 DNA encodes the following proteins:
- a CDS encoding response regulator transcription factor, with the protein MRVLVVDDDRAVRDSLRRSLEFNDFDVVTASDGAEALAVIGNVDPDVVVMDVMMPRLDGLETTKALRAAGNNVPILVLTARDAVADRVDGLDAGGDDYLTKPFALEELLARLRALLRRTNTAGEGVTRGEILQYGDLVMDVDAHEVRRGDTPITLTRTEFSLLELLIRNPRRVLERAVILDAVWGYDFPTTANSLEVYIGYLRRKTEIDDMPRLIHTVRGIGYVLRDTPP; encoded by the coding sequence ATGCGGGTACTGGTGGTGGACGACGACCGCGCGGTGCGGGACTCGCTGCGCCGTTCGCTGGAGTTCAACGACTTCGATGTGGTCACCGCCTCCGACGGCGCCGAGGCGCTCGCGGTGATCGGCAACGTCGATCCCGACGTCGTCGTGATGGACGTGATGATGCCGCGGCTGGACGGCCTCGAGACCACCAAGGCGTTGCGTGCCGCGGGTAATAACGTGCCGATTCTCGTGCTGACCGCGCGCGATGCCGTTGCCGATCGAGTGGACGGCCTCGACGCCGGCGGTGACGACTACCTGACCAAGCCGTTCGCGCTTGAGGAGTTGCTAGCGCGGTTGCGGGCGCTGCTGCGCCGGACCAACACGGCCGGCGAGGGCGTGACCCGTGGGGAGATCCTGCAGTACGGCGATCTGGTGATGGACGTCGACGCGCACGAGGTCCGTCGCGGCGATACCCCGATCACGCTGACCCGGACCGAGTTCTCCCTGCTCGAACTGCTGATCCGCAACCCGCGACGTGTGCTGGAGCGGGCCGTCATCCTTGACGCCGTGTGGGGTTACGACTTCCCGACCACGGCGAACTCGCTCGAGGTCTACATCGGTTACCTGCGGCGCAAGACCGAGATCGACGACATGCCGCGGCTGATCCACACCGTGCGCGGTATCGGCTACGTACTGAGGGACACCCCGCCGTGA
- a CDS encoding pyrophosphate--fructose-6-phosphate 1-phosphotransferase: MAADSTVRRVALLTAGGLAPCLSSAVGGLIQRYTEVAPDVEIIAYLNGYHGLLSGRYLEITPEVREKAALLHKFGGSPIGNSRVKLTNTADLVKRGLIADGQNALQVAAERLVTDGVDVLHTIGGDDTNTTAADLAAYLQEHDYDLTVVGLPKTIDNDVIPIRQSLGAWTAAEQGAIFARNIIAEHSSNPRMLVVHEVMGRNCGWLTAATAEAHREWVKAQEWNPGIGLTADRWDVHAVYVPEATIDLDAEAERLKAVMDESDCVNIFLSEGAGVPSIIAEMEARGEEVGRDPFGHVKLDTINPGQWFAKQFAERIGAEKTMVQKSGYFSRSAPANERDLELIKQCTDYAVDAALRGESGVVGHDEDRGDELRAIEFPRIAGGKEFDPTVSWFTTLLTDIGQPAGPKA, encoded by the coding sequence ATGGCCGCCGACTCAACCGTCCGCCGCGTTGCCCTGCTCACCGCGGGTGGGCTCGCGCCCTGCCTGTCATCCGCCGTGGGCGGACTGATCCAGCGCTACACCGAGGTGGCGCCCGACGTCGAGATCATCGCCTACCTGAACGGGTACCACGGTCTGCTCAGCGGCCGGTACCTCGAGATCACGCCCGAGGTCCGGGAGAAGGCCGCGCTGCTGCACAAGTTCGGCGGCAGCCCGATCGGCAACAGCCGGGTGAAGCTGACCAACACCGCCGACCTGGTCAAGCGCGGCCTGATCGCCGACGGCCAGAACGCGCTGCAGGTCGCCGCCGAGCGCCTCGTGACCGACGGCGTCGACGTGCTGCACACCATCGGCGGTGACGACACCAACACCACTGCCGCCGACCTCGCGGCGTACCTGCAGGAGCACGACTACGACCTGACCGTGGTCGGCCTGCCGAAGACGATCGACAACGACGTGATCCCGATCCGGCAGAGCCTGGGCGCGTGGACCGCGGCGGAACAGGGCGCGATCTTCGCCCGCAACATCATCGCCGAGCACAGCTCCAACCCGCGGATGCTCGTCGTCCACGAGGTGATGGGCCGCAACTGTGGCTGGCTCACCGCGGCGACCGCCGAGGCGCACCGCGAGTGGGTCAAGGCGCAGGAGTGGAACCCGGGCATCGGTTTGACCGCCGACCGCTGGGACGTGCACGCGGTTTACGTGCCGGAGGCAACGATCGACCTGGACGCAGAGGCCGAGCGGCTCAAGGCGGTGATGGACGAGTCGGACTGCGTCAACATCTTCCTGTCCGAAGGCGCCGGGGTGCCGTCGATCATCGCCGAGATGGAGGCCCGCGGCGAGGAGGTCGGCCGCGACCCGTTCGGCCACGTCAAGCTGGACACGATCAACCCGGGCCAGTGGTTCGCCAAGCAGTTCGCGGAGCGGATCGGCGCCGAGAAGACGATGGTCCAGAAGAGCGGTTACTTCAGCCGTTCGGCGCCGGCCAACGAGCGCGATCTCGAGCTGATCAAGCAGTGCACGGACTACGCCGTCGACGCCGCCCTGCGCGGGGAGAGCGGTGTGGTCGGGCACGACGAGGACCGCGGCGACGAGCTACGCGCCATCGAGTTCCCCCGCATCGCCGGCGGCAAGGAGTTCGACCCGACCGTCTCCTGGTTCACCACCCTCCTCACCGACATCGGCCAGCCCGCCGGCCCCAAGGCCTAA
- a CDS encoding ASCH domain-containing protein has product MTAQTPEPELNVHEMRIYRSYFDLIITGRKTTEIRVNDARRSNIREGALIRFRCEGDEALVRVVRVAHYTDFDAMLTTEPVEAINPLATREQQLAAIRQIYPPDREALGAIAIGIELVDPPRPETEAGLSVPDHPKVRRT; this is encoded by the coding sequence ATGACCGCACAAACGCCCGAACCGGAGCTCAACGTCCACGAGATGCGGATCTACAGGTCCTACTTCGACCTGATCATCACAGGTCGCAAGACGACCGAGATCCGCGTGAACGACGCCCGACGCAGCAACATCAGGGAAGGCGCACTGATCCGGTTCCGCTGCGAAGGTGATGAGGCACTGGTCCGCGTCGTTCGCGTCGCCCACTACACCGACTTCGACGCGATGCTCACCACCGAGCCAGTCGAGGCGATCAATCCGCTGGCCACCCGCGAACAACAACTCGCCGCCATCCGCCAGATCTACCCACCCGACCGCGAAGCCCTCGGCGCCATAGCCATCGGCATCGAACTCGTCGACCCGCCGCGCCCCGAGACGGAGGCAGGTCTCTCCGTTCCAGACCACCCGAAGGTCCGTCGGACGTAG